The following are encoded in a window of uncultured Sphaerochaeta sp. genomic DNA:
- a CDS encoding ATP-dependent 6-phosphofructokinase, protein MSKLIGILTSGGDTPGLNSAIRAVGKTLLHEGGYTLIGYLDGYRGLMENRFVELNDAYLSGIITRGGTILGSSRDKPHKMPVGGKIMDMTDVIVENYHSNHLSGLVCLGGGGTQKNSYRLASAGLNVLTLPKTIDNDVMHTDVSFGYDTAMMIATEAVDRLHSTASSHHRIIILETMGHKVGWLALGAGLAGGADVILLPEVPYDEQVVADAILRRTREGKKFSIVVVAEGAMSKSMAKVLEEEDGKEKVEAMLKTRTPELAANLERLTGREARVTILGYVQRGGTPTPYDRLLSTSLGSRCAQEIMKDKWGNMMAVQDNKIVTVPLEKVAGPVKYIPKDHYLITCAKDIGVCLGS, encoded by the coding sequence ATGAGCAAATTGATTGGGATCCTGACCTCTGGAGGAGATACCCCTGGATTGAATTCGGCGATACGCGCAGTAGGCAAGACATTACTTCACGAGGGTGGTTACACTTTGATCGGGTACTTGGATGGGTATCGTGGTTTGATGGAAAATCGATTTGTGGAACTCAATGATGCATACCTCTCGGGTATCATCACTCGGGGTGGCACCATTCTTGGCTCCAGTCGTGACAAGCCCCACAAAATGCCGGTAGGTGGGAAGATCATGGACATGACCGATGTCATTGTCGAAAACTACCACTCCAATCACCTCAGTGGTCTTGTATGTCTTGGGGGTGGGGGAACCCAGAAGAACTCCTACCGATTGGCCAGCGCAGGTTTGAATGTCCTGACGCTTCCCAAGACCATCGACAATGATGTGATGCATACGGATGTTTCCTTCGGCTATGATACAGCGATGATGATTGCAACCGAGGCAGTCGACCGGCTGCATAGTACCGCGAGCAGCCATCATAGAATCATCATCCTGGAGACCATGGGCCACAAGGTTGGTTGGCTTGCACTTGGAGCTGGTCTTGCCGGTGGTGCTGATGTGATTCTGCTTCCAGAGGTTCCCTATGATGAACAGGTGGTCGCTGATGCAATTCTTAGACGAACGAGGGAAGGGAAGAAGTTCAGTATTGTGGTGGTTGCTGAGGGAGCCATGTCCAAGAGTATGGCAAAGGTACTTGAAGAGGAGGATGGCAAGGAGAAGGTTGAGGCGATGCTTAAGACCCGTACCCCAGAGCTGGCAGCCAACCTGGAGCGTCTCACCGGAAGGGAGGCTAGGGTAACCATTCTCGGTTATGTACAGCGTGGTGGCACTCCCACTCCCTATGACCGTTTGCTTTCAACCTCATTGGGTAGTCGATGTGCCCAGGAGATTATGAAGGACAAGTGGGGAAATATGATGGCTGTCCAGGACAACAAGATTGTAACAGTCCCCTTGGAGAAAGTTGCAGGTCCTGTCAAATATATTCCCAAGGACCACTACCTGATCACCTGTGCGAAGGATATCGGGGTGTGCCTGGGTTCCTGA
- a CDS encoding ParA family protein has protein sequence MTTLAVYSIKGGVGKSTISVNLAVLSAMAGQRTLLLDLDPLGSSSYLLDVKPRKSHDATALVKGGKQLTKQIQATSFSSLDVLPSSMAYRYLSILFDAKKHSHHRLEKRLEELSTTYDLVIIDASPTMSLVSENVLYASDMLLVPVVPTPFAVLAYDQLLGELERLEQKDTRVYMVVSMLDRRKKLQVETTRELLQRKEALQTVIPFASEIEKMGEIQKPVVTSNAKGKGALAFRGLYGELVPYLRQRSPSERTGKKE, from the coding sequence ATGACAACACTGGCCGTGTACAGCATCAAGGGGGGAGTAGGAAAGAGCACCATCAGTGTGAATCTGGCCGTGCTCTCTGCGATGGCTGGACAGCGGACATTGTTGCTCGATCTTGACCCCTTGGGTTCAAGCAGCTACTTGCTGGATGTAAAGCCAAGGAAGAGCCATGATGCAACTGCATTGGTGAAGGGCGGAAAGCAATTGACGAAGCAAATCCAGGCCACCAGCTTCTCTTCCCTGGATGTGCTGCCTTCCTCAATGGCATATCGCTATCTTTCCATTCTCTTTGATGCAAAGAAGCACTCCCATCACCGGTTGGAAAAACGACTGGAAGAGTTGAGTACAACCTATGACCTGGTCATTATTGATGCCTCCCCGACCATGAGTTTGGTCAGTGAGAATGTCCTGTATGCCTCAGATATGCTGCTAGTCCCGGTCGTTCCTACTCCCTTTGCAGTGCTCGCCTATGATCAATTGCTGGGTGAGTTGGAACGTTTGGAGCAGAAGGATACACGGGTGTATATGGTTGTTTCCATGCTTGACAGAAGAAAGAAGCTGCAGGTAGAGACTACCCGGGAGTTGTTGCAGAGAAAAGAGGCACTGCAAACGGTGATTCCTTTCGCAAGTGAGATAGAAAAGATGGGTGAGATACAGAAACCGGTAGTGACAAGCAATGCAAAGGGGAAAGGAGCACTTGCTTTCCGTGGTCTGTATGGTGAGTTGGTACCATATCTACGACAGCGTTCACCGAGTGAGCGTACTGGGAAAAAGGAGTAA
- a CDS encoding CHAD domain-containing protein, which translates to MNKNGPYYLLFETQSAPETWEQLFSPYRILWKEASIPLEGTLLLDEQPVGEVRYFPEELRLELFPLPGTQEQLEGLLAVPAFKEMCNSPIIGWCEKQVAIISEHASNLKDMKSLHAFRTAMCNLRQMVPLIGAGLSKDKRKEIKRLLKRLVKYAGKVRDDHVLSQLLEEKGLEDEKKHLKMEKHLSALNEALPSSFASDIRQLLEENRFAFSGYHPKVMVAKAHRRLVKAVHKVHSARDVQAMHKVRRRVRSLLAVSGMASVKQDKRLYELEKILGKWHDLILLQDLLVKQKKPPIETLRVLVDLEKEVQHLVGEYRHLSSEYWEEMT; encoded by the coding sequence ATGAACAAAAACGGCCCGTACTACCTGTTATTTGAAACCCAGTCTGCTCCTGAGACATGGGAGCAGCTATTTTCTCCCTACCGAATTCTCTGGAAGGAGGCCTCCATTCCGCTTGAGGGCACTTTGCTTCTTGATGAACAGCCCGTAGGGGAGGTGAGATACTTCCCTGAGGAATTGCGCCTTGAACTCTTTCCTCTCCCTGGTACCCAAGAGCAACTGGAGGGTTTGCTGGCAGTGCCGGCTTTCAAGGAGATGTGCAACAGTCCCATCATTGGTTGGTGTGAGAAACAGGTAGCCATTATCTCTGAACATGCTTCTAATCTAAAGGATATGAAATCCTTGCACGCATTCAGGACAGCAATGTGCAATCTCCGCCAGATGGTCCCTCTTATTGGTGCTGGACTCTCCAAGGACAAGCGGAAGGAGATCAAACGATTACTGAAGAGACTGGTCAAATATGCAGGGAAAGTCCGTGATGACCATGTTCTTAGCCAGCTGTTGGAGGAGAAAGGATTGGAAGATGAGAAAAAGCATCTGAAGATGGAGAAGCACCTTTCAGCTTTGAATGAAGCGTTGCCGTCTTCCTTTGCTTCAGACATTCGCCAGCTACTGGAGGAGAACAGATTCGCCTTCTCGGGGTATCACCCGAAGGTTATGGTGGCGAAGGCCCACAGGCGTTTGGTGAAGGCAGTGCACAAGGTTCACTCAGCGAGGGATGTACAGGCGATGCACAAGGTCCGTAGAAGGGTACGATCTCTGCTTGCTGTGAGCGGGATGGCATCGGTAAAACAGGATAAGAGGTTGTATGAGCTTGAGAAGATTCTTGGCAAGTGGCATGACCTGATCCTCTTGCAGGACTTGCTGGTAAAACAGAAGAAACCACCCATTGAAACCCTGCGGGTCTTGGTTGACCTGGAGAAGGAAGTGCAACACCTGGTGGGTGAGTATCGTCATTTGAGTAGTGAGTACTGGGAGGAGATGACATGA
- the ppk1 gene encoding polyphosphate kinase 1 has protein sequence MGSKKEYVNRELRWLSFNERVLMSAENPNIPLMERMKFIGIFSSNLDEFYAVRVGSIHRALLDPEHYKLKESGNPKTLIKQILKEVKRLNDRMDRVVEQLFRTLRTHHISIVDESSLTDEQQNYLQDFFRQTLRNRLFPILLDPKLPFPYLKHVTLYLAVHMYHKSDPKDFRYALIEVPSDLIQRYVKLPSRGGWHHFIALEDVIRFKLADIFKAFSYDCYDAYTIKITRDGEYDLTDEITRSLYEKLSSSIKQRSQGDPVRFVYDRELPKPMLDYIMEHAQLKQCRIIIPGGRYHNARDLLHFPKVGNEQLYFEEQPPLPHHTLREERSLLDQIDERDHLVTLPYHSYDCIIDLLREAALDRTVQGIKMTLYRVPENSNVINALRNAARNGKEIVLYLELQARFDEEINMQWTETLTRERHITLISGVEGMKVHSKLGLITRYSGKKQKKIAIIGTGNFNEVTASQYSDHLLLTSNPNLTQEIDLLFTLLDRGFADIKFKHLIVSPFHTRKRFISLIKKEMEEAKEGRPAEITLKLNNLVDEGMIKHLIKAERSGVSITLMIRGICSMALFPEQTNVRGKALIDRYLEHTRVVKFHNKGEPLYFIGSADWMERNLDTRIEVMVPVYDDRIKEELELFLQAHWNDTASSFSLHEENFNQRLQKGEPNEKRAQRDLYLWYQHQLEENL, from the coding sequence ATGGGTTCAAAAAAAGAATATGTGAATCGCGAACTGAGATGGCTGAGTTTCAATGAACGGGTGTTGATGAGTGCCGAGAATCCGAATATTCCCTTGATGGAACGCATGAAGTTCATTGGAATATTCTCATCGAACCTGGATGAGTTCTATGCAGTGAGGGTTGGATCAATTCACCGTGCTCTCCTCGACCCAGAGCACTACAAGCTCAAGGAGAGCGGGAATCCCAAGACCTTGATCAAACAGATTCTCAAGGAAGTGAAGCGACTCAATGACCGGATGGATAGGGTGGTTGAGCAACTCTTCAGGACTCTGAGGACTCATCATATATCCATTGTGGATGAATCATCACTAACCGATGAACAGCAAAACTACTTGCAGGATTTTTTCCGACAGACACTCCGTAACCGCTTGTTCCCGATTCTCCTGGATCCAAAACTGCCATTTCCCTATCTCAAGCATGTAACCCTCTACCTTGCGGTCCATATGTACCACAAGAGTGACCCGAAGGATTTTCGCTACGCACTGATCGAGGTTCCCAGTGATCTGATCCAGCGCTATGTGAAGCTTCCTTCCCGGGGCGGTTGGCATCACTTCATTGCCCTCGAGGATGTAATCAGATTCAAGTTGGCAGACATCTTCAAGGCATTCAGTTATGACTGCTATGATGCCTATACCATCAAGATAACCCGGGACGGTGAGTATGACCTGACTGATGAGATCACGAGAAGTCTCTATGAGAAACTCTCATCCTCCATCAAGCAACGCAGCCAGGGGGACCCAGTCAGGTTTGTCTATGACCGTGAGTTACCCAAGCCGATGCTTGACTACATCATGGAACATGCACAGCTGAAACAGTGCAGGATCATCATACCGGGTGGCCGATATCACAATGCAAGGGACCTGTTGCATTTTCCCAAGGTAGGCAATGAACAGTTGTATTTCGAGGAACAGCCTCCCTTGCCTCACCATACATTGAGGGAGGAGAGGAGCCTGCTTGACCAGATTGATGAGCGTGATCACCTGGTGACACTCCCGTACCACAGCTATGACTGCATCATTGACCTGCTTCGTGAAGCTGCTTTGGATAGGACGGTCCAGGGGATCAAGATGACCCTCTACCGCGTACCGGAAAACTCCAATGTGATCAACGCGCTGAGAAATGCTGCACGGAACGGAAAGGAGATTGTGTTGTACCTGGAGCTCCAGGCTCGTTTTGACGAGGAGATCAACATGCAGTGGACCGAGACCCTCACCCGTGAACGCCACATCACCCTGATCAGTGGGGTTGAGGGGATGAAGGTGCACAGCAAGCTTGGGCTTATCACCCGTTACAGTGGTAAGAAACAGAAGAAGATTGCCATCATCGGTACAGGGAATTTCAACGAGGTGACGGCAAGTCAGTACAGTGACCACCTTCTGCTTACCTCCAACCCCAATCTAACGCAGGAGATCGACCTGCTCTTTACGCTTCTGGACCGTGGGTTTGCAGATATCAAGTTCAAGCACCTGATCGTCTCCCCCTTCCATACCCGTAAGCGTTTCATCTCACTGATCAAGAAGGAGATGGAGGAAGCGAAGGAGGGCAGACCTGCAGAGATCACTCTCAAGTTGAACAATCTGGTTGATGAGGGAATGATCAAGCATTTGATCAAGGCAGAGAGGAGTGGTGTCTCCATTACCTTGATGATCAGGGGAATCTGTTCCATGGCCCTCTTCCCGGAGCAAACCAATGTGCGGGGGAAGGCCCTGATAGACCGCTATCTTGAGCATACCAGGGTGGTGAAGTTCCACAACAAGGGAGAGCCACTCTATTTTATTGGGTCCGCCGATTGGATGGAACGCAATCTCGATACGCGTATCGAGGTCATGGTTCCTGTCTATGATGATAGGATCAAGGAAGAGCTGGAGTTGTTCCTGCAGGCGCACTGGAACGATACAGCCTCTTCCTTCAGCCTCCATGAAGAAAATTTCAATCAACGTCTGCAGAAAGGTGAACCGAATGAGAAACGAGCACAACGGGATCTGTATCTCTGGTATCAGCATCAGTTGGAGGAAAACCTATGA
- a CDS encoding aminopeptidase, whose amino-acid sequence MENLLTQYARLVIEVQLKLREGDSLSINSEASTLTFARLLAQKAALATRQTVTIVHTNHGKVVDAIPIEPIEKEIFRPPVQGAVMCHIVDLDEHPYLTPTDLNTAAEEVTTLGKYGLLADPVFLDRRIAVPWANIPYPGPRWALQLLGTQASEEDMWRLFTTLYRIEDEHGFRFWEEQGNLLAYRKQKLNERGRCRIRLVGDLWEIGATMAKDTLWAGGRQTLPSQRSFFSSLPVQAIHAALDGKSAKGTFTSSRPFYVLGQVVKGARFTVEDGLVTEYAAQTGKEALTALFSVDENAKRVSEISLADHDTVESHYLEKSIHPHFAREMTSTIVLGGFSLDNLTTQQYEGDIEESALCSSLVRVAVPVGDSHLSVTLHSEDGSESSVMEEGIFTEEGLV is encoded by the coding sequence ATGGAAAATTTGCTTACACAATATGCACGTCTTGTCATCGAGGTGCAATTGAAACTACGTGAGGGTGACAGCCTCTCCATCAACAGCGAGGCAAGTACGCTGACTTTTGCGAGGCTGCTTGCCCAGAAGGCCGCACTTGCAACCAGGCAGACGGTCACCATCGTACATACCAACCATGGGAAGGTGGTGGATGCCATACCCATTGAACCAATAGAGAAGGAAATCTTCCGTCCCCCAGTACAGGGAGCCGTCATGTGCCATATTGTCGACCTGGACGAGCACCCATACCTTACGCCAACCGACCTCAACACAGCAGCGGAGGAAGTAACCACCCTGGGGAAATACGGATTGCTCGCCGATCCCGTCTTCCTTGACCGGAGGATTGCCGTGCCCTGGGCCAATATCCCCTATCCAGGCCCCCGATGGGCGTTGCAGTTGCTTGGGACCCAAGCAAGTGAGGAGGATATGTGGAGACTTTTCACCACACTCTATCGTATCGAAGATGAGCACGGCTTCCGCTTCTGGGAAGAACAGGGAAACCTCCTGGCATACAGGAAACAGAAACTGAATGAACGCGGACGGTGTAGAATCCGTTTGGTCGGGGACCTTTGGGAGATTGGGGCTACCATGGCCAAGGACACGCTCTGGGCCGGAGGCAGACAAACCCTGCCCAGCCAGCGCTCGTTTTTCTCTTCCCTCCCTGTGCAGGCAATTCATGCTGCCCTGGATGGAAAAAGTGCCAAGGGAACCTTCACCTCATCAAGACCCTTCTATGTCCTTGGACAGGTAGTAAAGGGAGCACGGTTCACCGTGGAAGATGGATTGGTCACAGAGTATGCAGCACAGACTGGGAAAGAAGCACTCACTGCACTCTTCTCTGTTGATGAGAATGCCAAAAGAGTAAGTGAAATCTCACTTGCCGATCATGATACCGTTGAAAGCCACTACCTGGAAAAATCTATCCATCCACACTTTGCACGGGAAATGACCAGCACGATTGTGCTGGGAGGATTCTCCCTGGACAATCTGACCACTCAACAGTATGAAGGTGATATAGAAGAGAGTGCCCTTTGCAGCTCCCTGGTGAGAGTGGCGGTACCTGTCGGGGACAGCCACCTTTCGGTAACGCTGCATAGCGAGGATGGGAGCGAGTCATCTGTAATGGAAGAGGGAATATTCACAGAGGAGGGACTGGTATGA
- a CDS encoding aminopeptidase: MNKQEIERYADLIIKGGINLQRGKGVVITTGPGTYYFARELSKSAYRHGASYVQVLLDDLDVLSERLKHQDEDALKFNPHFLKAFDYEFVSEGWSHIRIDSTEERLDHAPLDGAKNQILGKAKRQFSEAKTKKLMRHQLPWCVCVAPGPLWAKQVLGEEATTDDLMKVLTPILLLDTDDPIKAWNEKASLLRKRQEYLNGLGIDALHYQSSKSDLRIGFTERAHFTGGSETLPDGREFFANLPTEEIFTTPDNLRAEGYITTTKPVEVLNTTTEEVRFVFKDGEVVEYQAKKGQDALDRFFAIDEGTRRLGEVALVDETSPIAKSNLVFNSILLDENASCHLALGEGYPSALKDGATLDTKEQLQQAHCNTSLMHIDFMVGSPDMKITAHTRDGRQVVIMENGMFTF, from the coding sequence ATGAACAAACAGGAAATTGAGAGATATGCGGACCTGATCATCAAAGGGGGGATCAACCTGCAGAGAGGGAAAGGGGTTGTCATCACCACAGGACCGGGCACCTATTATTTCGCCCGCGAACTGAGCAAGTCAGCTTATCGCCATGGGGCAAGCTATGTGCAGGTCCTGCTTGATGACCTGGATGTCCTCTCAGAGAGGTTGAAGCATCAGGATGAAGATGCATTGAAATTCAACCCACATTTCCTCAAGGCATTCGACTACGAGTTTGTCAGTGAGGGCTGGTCCCATATCAGGATCGACAGCACCGAGGAGCGGCTCGACCATGCTCCACTTGATGGAGCGAAGAACCAGATATTGGGAAAGGCAAAACGTCAGTTCAGTGAAGCAAAAACCAAGAAGCTGATGCGTCACCAGCTCCCTTGGTGTGTCTGTGTAGCCCCCGGACCCCTCTGGGCAAAGCAGGTACTGGGAGAGGAGGCAACCACTGATGACCTCATGAAGGTCCTGACCCCTATCCTGCTCCTTGACACAGATGATCCTATCAAGGCCTGGAATGAGAAAGCTTCCCTGCTGAGGAAGCGCCAGGAATATCTCAATGGGCTTGGGATCGATGCATTGCACTACCAGAGCAGCAAGAGTGACCTGAGAATTGGGTTCACAGAGAGAGCACACTTCACCGGAGGAAGTGAGACACTCCCCGATGGAAGGGAATTCTTTGCCAACCTCCCCACTGAGGAGATATTCACCACCCCTGACAACCTCAGGGCAGAAGGATACATCACCACGACCAAACCTGTTGAGGTGTTGAACACAACCACCGAGGAGGTCCGCTTTGTATTCAAGGATGGAGAGGTGGTTGAATACCAGGCCAAGAAAGGCCAGGATGCACTGGACAGGTTCTTTGCCATAGATGAGGGCACCCGTAGACTCGGGGAGGTTGCCTTGGTGGATGAGACCAGCCCAATCGCAAAAAGCAATCTCGTCTTCAACTCAATCCTGCTTGATGAGAATGCTTCCTGCCACCTTGCTCTCGGAGAAGGCTATCCCTCTGCGCTCAAGGATGGGGCAACCCTGGATACCAAGGAACAGCTGCAACAAGCACATTGCAATACCAGCCTGATGCATATAGACTTCATGGTCGGCTCCCCGGACATGAAAATAACCGCCCATACTCGTGATGGACGGCAAGTGGTGATCATGGAAAACGGGATGTTTACCTTCTAG
- a CDS encoding type III pantothenate kinase, producing MLLAVDIGNTNIVIAVHDGQKWIHSYRIYSDQRKTSDEYFVVLESLLSHSQLFKHDINRAVISSVVPNLTRSMQKNIIRLFDVQPLMVDHRVNSGLRKETIPAELGSDLLANLAQAHFACPDHAVVVVDFGTALTLATVDCDGSVLGVSIAPGLVTAVNALFGNTAQLPQVELKIPPSVLGQNSQDSIRSGIMYGYAGMVTTMIERVEQEIGKEVYVIATGGLSRTIAPLIDRINQISSMHTLDGLKLIQELN from the coding sequence ATGCTGCTAGCTGTAGATATTGGAAATACGAATATCGTGATTGCTGTCCATGATGGGCAGAAATGGATACATTCCTACAGGATTTACAGCGACCAACGAAAAACCAGCGATGAGTATTTTGTTGTATTGGAGAGCCTGCTGAGTCATTCCCAGCTCTTCAAGCATGATATCAACCGGGCTGTGATCAGCTCGGTTGTACCCAACCTGACCAGGTCAATGCAGAAAAACATCATCAGGTTGTTCGATGTGCAACCCTTGATGGTAGACCACAGGGTGAACAGTGGCCTGAGAAAAGAGACCATCCCTGCTGAATTGGGAAGTGACTTGTTGGCAAACCTTGCCCAGGCACATTTTGCATGTCCGGACCATGCTGTGGTTGTGGTGGATTTCGGTACCGCACTTACCCTTGCTACGGTTGACTGCGATGGTTCCGTCCTTGGGGTTTCCATCGCCCCCGGTCTGGTTACTGCGGTGAACGCCCTCTTCGGGAATACCGCGCAACTTCCCCAGGTAGAACTGAAGATTCCCCCCTCTGTCTTGGGCCAGAACAGCCAGGACTCAATCAGGAGTGGAATCATGTATGGCTACGCGGGAATGGTGACAACCATGATCGAGCGAGTGGAACAGGAGATAGGCAAGGAGGTCTATGTCATAGCTACCGGTGGCTTGAGCAGGACCATCGCCCCGCTCATTGACCGGATCAACCAGATTTCCTCCATGCATACCCTCGATGGTCTGAAACTCATCCAGGAACTCAACTAG
- a CDS encoding ATP-binding cassette domain-containing protein, whose protein sequence is MITAANIGLAYGTQVLFKEVNIKFTPGNCYGVIGANGAGKSTFLKILSGEIEADSGEVIISSGQRMAVLRQDHFAFNEYSVLETVIMGYEQLYSIMKERDAIYSKEDFTEEDGLRAAELEGDFADLGGWEAEAQAAQMLDGLGINTEMQQKMMNEVEDNIKVRVLLAQALFGNPDILLLDEPTNHLDLESIHWLEEFLSNFDNTVIVVSHDRHFLNTVCTHIADIDFGKIQLYVGNYDFWYLSSQLAAKQMKDQKKRREEKISELKEFIQRFSSNVAKAKQATSRKKLIDKLTIDDIKPSSRRFPYVAFKPEREVGKKILEVKGLSKTIEGEKILDNFSMVLNADDKVAFVGPNHYAKTILFEILSGNMEPDAGSFEWGVTTSLSYFPKNNAHLFNEHVSITDWLRTYSSDKDDTYIRSFLGRMLFSGDEALKDCTVLSGGEKVRVVLARMMLEQANCMILDEPTSHLDLEAITALNDGLIEFSGVLLFNSHDHQFVESIANRIVEFTPSGVIDRLIGFEDYFNDESIKVLRDEMYSGSHHAMAL, encoded by the coding sequence ATGATTACAGCTGCAAACATCGGTCTCGCTTACGGGACTCAAGTACTCTTCAAGGAAGTCAATATAAAGTTTACCCCGGGAAACTGTTATGGGGTAATTGGGGCAAATGGGGCAGGCAAGTCCACCTTCCTGAAAATTCTCAGTGGTGAAATCGAAGCAGATAGCGGGGAGGTCATCATCTCCTCCGGCCAGCGCATGGCCGTTCTCAGGCAGGATCACTTCGCTTTCAATGAGTATTCCGTGCTTGAGACAGTCATCATGGGGTATGAGCAGTTGTACTCGATCATGAAGGAACGCGATGCCATCTACTCGAAGGAAGATTTCACCGAAGAAGATGGACTGAGAGCTGCTGAGCTCGAAGGTGATTTTGCGGACCTTGGTGGATGGGAAGCCGAAGCCCAGGCAGCACAGATGCTTGATGGGCTTGGCATCAACACAGAGATGCAGCAGAAGATGATGAATGAGGTTGAGGACAACATCAAGGTTCGTGTCCTGCTTGCACAGGCACTGTTCGGCAACCCGGACATTCTCTTGCTTGACGAGCCCACCAACCACCTTGACCTTGAATCCATCCACTGGCTTGAAGAGTTTCTCTCCAACTTTGACAACACCGTCATTGTGGTAAGCCACGACCGTCACTTCCTGAACACTGTGTGTACCCATATTGCAGACATTGACTTCGGCAAGATTCAGCTGTATGTCGGTAACTACGATTTCTGGTACCTCTCAAGCCAGCTTGCTGCAAAGCAGATGAAGGACCAGAAAAAGCGCAGGGAAGAGAAGATTTCAGAGTTGAAGGAATTCATCCAACGGTTCAGCAGCAACGTGGCAAAGGCAAAACAGGCAACGAGCCGTAAGAAACTGATCGATAAGCTCACCATTGACGATATCAAGCCGTCCAGCAGAAGATTTCCCTATGTGGCATTCAAGCCCGAACGGGAGGTAGGGAAGAAGATTCTCGAGGTCAAGGGCCTGAGCAAGACCATTGAAGGCGAGAAGATTCTGGACAACTTCTCCATGGTACTCAACGCAGACGACAAGGTAGCCTTTGTAGGGCCGAACCACTATGCAAAGACGATCCTCTTCGAGATTCTCAGTGGAAACATGGAACCGGATGCAGGGAGTTTTGAGTGGGGGGTAACCACCAGCCTCTCATACTTCCCCAAGAACAACGCACACCTCTTCAATGAGCACGTCTCCATTACCGATTGGCTCAGGACCTACAGCAGTGATAAGGATGATACCTACATTCGCTCCTTCCTTGGCAGGATGCTCTTCAGCGGGGATGAGGCACTGAAGGACTGTACGGTTCTCAGTGGAGGGGAGAAGGTCCGCGTCGTGCTTGCACGCATGATGCTGGAGCAGGCCAATTGCATGATCCTGGACGAACCGACAAGCCATCTGGACCTGGAGGCCATCACCGCCCTCAACGATGGATTGATTGAATTCAGTGGTGTCTTGCTTTTCAACAGCCATGACCACCAGTTTGTTGAATCGATTGCAAACCGCATCGTGGAATTCACCCCGTCCGGTGTCATTGACAGGCTGATTGGATTCGAGGACTATTTCAATGACGAATCCATTAAGGTGTTGCGTGATGAGATGTACAGTGGTTCCCATCATGCCATGGCCCTATAA
- a CDS encoding adenine phosphoribosyltransferase yields MDTNYDLDSVIRKVPDFPKQGVLYYDITGILAVPEAFRYCIDRLEELCKGRKIDAIAAVEARGFVFAAPLAERLSLPLILVRKPGKLPNKTVKKRFDLEYGSDMVCVQEVDIEKGSHVLFVDDLIATGGTLQAAATIFKEYGALVEGFLGVIGLPFLNYEKVLEGHPVDVLQEYHGE; encoded by the coding sequence ATGGACACTAACTATGATCTGGACAGTGTAATCAGAAAAGTTCCCGATTTTCCGAAGCAGGGAGTTCTGTACTATGACATTACTGGTATTCTTGCAGTGCCGGAGGCTTTCCGTTACTGTATCGATCGCCTGGAGGAACTCTGTAAGGGACGGAAGATTGACGCCATTGCAGCCGTCGAAGCTCGTGGATTCGTCTTTGCAGCCCCCTTGGCCGAACGACTCTCCCTTCCCTTGATTCTTGTCAGGAAGCCCGGGAAGTTGCCGAACAAGACCGTCAAGAAACGGTTTGATCTCGAATACGGCTCTGACATGGTATGTGTCCAGGAAGTGGATATCGAAAAAGGGTCCCATGTCCTGTTCGTCGATGACCTTATTGCAACCGGGGGTACCTTGCAGGCAGCCGCTACCATATTCAAGGAATATGGGGCTCTTGTTGAAGGATTCCTGGGAGTGATCGGGTTACCGTTCCTGAACTATGAAAAAGTGCTTGAAGGACATCCTGTGGACGTTTTGCAGGAGTATCACGGAGAGTAG